From the Streptomyces sp. Tu 2975 genome, one window contains:
- a CDS encoding VOC family protein: MITTDFVPGSPCWLDLGATDVPAAAAFYGAVLGWDYESMGEGEDMEGGMFRKNGKIVAGLGKLTEKGARPAWMIYYCVADADATTQAVESAGGTVRVPPRDLDEWGRMAQFTDPLGGQFAVWQPGRNKGVELVDQPGSLSWTELYTSDVAAAKEFYGRVFGWQFSDMDLPGGGGTYSLITPAGLSEDRMHGGLMELGKEDLALANGQPYWHPVFAVADCDAAVAQVDEKGGSVQMGPEDAEGVGRLAVCLDPSNADFVVLTPTES; this comes from the coding sequence GTGATCACCACTGACTTCGTCCCCGGCTCTCCCTGTTGGCTGGACCTGGGAGCCACCGACGTCCCGGCCGCCGCCGCCTTCTACGGCGCGGTACTGGGGTGGGACTACGAGTCCATGGGGGAGGGGGAGGACATGGAAGGCGGGATGTTCCGGAAGAACGGCAAAATCGTCGCCGGGCTCGGCAAGCTTACCGAGAAGGGCGCACGTCCGGCTTGGATGATCTACTACTGCGTCGCCGACGCGGATGCCACGACCCAGGCCGTGGAGAGCGCGGGCGGCACGGTGCGGGTGCCACCGAGGGACCTCGACGAGTGGGGCCGGATGGCGCAGTTCACCGACCCGCTGGGGGGCCAGTTCGCCGTCTGGCAGCCCGGTCGGAACAAGGGCGTCGAGCTTGTGGACCAGCCGGGCTCGCTCTCCTGGACCGAGCTGTACACGAGCGACGTCGCTGCTGCGAAGGAGTTCTACGGCCGGGTCTTCGGCTGGCAGTTCAGTGACATGGACCTGCCCGGCGGCGGGGGCACGTACTCCCTCATCACTCCTGCCGGGCTTTCCGAGGATCGCATGCACGGTGGCCTCATGGAGCTCGGTAAGGAGGACCTCGCTCTGGCGAACGGGCAGCCGTACTGGCACCCGGTCTTCGCCGTCGCCGACTGCGATGCCGCGGTCGCCCAGGTCGACGAGAAGGGCGGCAGCGTGCAGATGGGGCCGGAGGACGCGGAGGGCGTCGGTCGACTTGCGGTCTGCCTCGACCCGTCGAACGCGGACTTCGTCGTGCTCACCCCGACCGAGAGCTGA
- a CDS encoding leishmanolysin, translated as MGRHINDPFETYRAVADSGRAVELAATTSPFQIEVRFLGGLTGSQKSVFAEAADRWARVIVGDLETAVINDLTGRVVIDDLLIDAEGVPIDGVNNVPNVLGQAGPTRFRREDAASGAGLPVKGRMMFDSADLAQMEDEGSLLDVITHEMGHVLGIGTVWDDFGFLKDFPGHDPTFVGPGAMKEFGTLTGEGPAPVPVANVGGPGSAGGHWRESVFDDELMSPNIDGNSNPLSRLTVASLGDLGYTVDLDAAQDYELPNLLEIARSGRVPAAMAEHVVLPTIPTRIPAERP; from the coding sequence ATGGGCAGGCACATCAATGACCCCTTCGAAACGTACAGGGCAGTCGCCGACAGCGGCCGCGCCGTAGAACTCGCCGCGACCACGTCTCCGTTCCAGATCGAGGTGCGGTTCCTCGGAGGACTCACGGGCAGCCAGAAGAGCGTTTTCGCCGAGGCCGCGGACCGCTGGGCGCGCGTCATCGTGGGAGACCTGGAGACCGCCGTCATCAACGATCTCACCGGTAGGGTCGTGATCGACGATCTGTTGATCGACGCCGAAGGCGTGCCGATCGACGGTGTCAACAACGTTCCCAACGTCCTCGGACAGGCCGGCCCGACGCGGTTCCGGAGGGAGGACGCGGCCAGTGGAGCGGGACTTCCCGTGAAGGGGCGCATGATGTTCGACAGCGCCGACCTGGCCCAGATGGAAGATGAGGGCTCGCTCCTCGACGTCATCACGCACGAGATGGGGCACGTCCTGGGAATCGGGACCGTCTGGGACGACTTCGGCTTCCTGAAGGACTTCCCCGGCCACGACCCGACCTTCGTCGGACCGGGCGCCATGAAGGAGTTCGGCACGCTCACCGGAGAAGGGCCCGCCCCGGTGCCGGTCGCCAATGTCGGCGGCCCCGGGAGCGCGGGCGGCCACTGGCGTGAGAGCGTCTTCGACGACGAGCTGATGTCGCCGAACATCGACGGCAACAGCAACCCCTTGAGCCGGCTGACGGTGGCGAGCCTGGGCGACCTCGGATACACGGTCGACCTCGACGCGGCACAGGACTACGAGCTGCCGAATCTTCTCGAGATCGCACGCTCCGGCCGCGTTCCGGCAGCGATGGCGGAGCATGTGGTGCTCCCGACGATCCCGACCCGCATCCCGGCCGAGAGGCCCTGA
- a CDS encoding DNA/RNA non-specific endonuclease, with protein MAAKNRASAGPGPSPSGQDKLISGLKQFIRTRGPGFLSDPNVSSIGIGYKEKNGKRGKELALQFTVDTKARPEELDELKTAEIPTAIDIGDGVTVPTDVVQRSYKPHFLVVAEGETPQRQKRVNPVRPGVSVGNVKVSAGTFGCVAFDRNDGSPCLLSNWHVLNGRKGELGDVVVQPGKADDSRIAMNRLGRLKRAHLGRVGDCAVSTVTDRDFAGDILDLDVTPTKLGEPQIDDKVVKSGRTTGVTHGLVTRPFALVGINYGGSVGVREIECFEIGPDPKHPADGDEISLPGDSGSVWMFTTRSGRPTDVMAGLHFGGEGDEDPEDRALACLPQAVFDELKITLAPPDPESLEALTGYDPGFLAVPIGTPQLNPSIKEDAVRIDGSEVIPYTHFSLALSTSRRFAVWVAWNIDGGTLKKLDRKGIDFVKDPRLPAAAQVSNELYKGRNNRLDRGHIARRADVVWGSLPEAKKANKDSFFYTNITPQMDDFNQSGRNGIWGHLEDAVFEDVRVDELKVSVFGGPIFHEDDRVFRGVKLPREFWKVLVFSEGGKLKCKAFLLTQNLEVPEALELDEFRVFQVKLSEIRTRTHLRFPNAMTAADTLVVPESVEDRAPLERRSDIDWS; from the coding sequence ATGGCTGCCAAGAATCGTGCGTCCGCCGGTCCCGGCCCCTCCCCGAGCGGCCAGGACAAGCTGATCAGCGGCCTCAAGCAGTTCATCCGTACCCGGGGACCGGGCTTCCTCAGCGACCCGAATGTTTCCTCGATCGGTATCGGATACAAGGAGAAGAACGGGAAACGGGGCAAGGAACTTGCCCTTCAGTTCACGGTCGACACAAAGGCCCGGCCGGAAGAGCTGGACGAACTGAAGACAGCCGAGATCCCCACGGCCATCGACATAGGTGACGGCGTCACGGTGCCCACCGATGTCGTCCAGCGCTCGTACAAGCCGCACTTCCTCGTGGTGGCCGAGGGCGAGACGCCGCAGCGGCAGAAGCGCGTCAATCCGGTCCGTCCCGGGGTGAGCGTCGGCAACGTCAAGGTGAGCGCCGGCACCTTCGGGTGCGTCGCCTTCGACAGGAACGACGGCTCACCCTGCCTGCTGAGCAATTGGCACGTGTTGAACGGCCGTAAGGGCGAGCTCGGCGACGTGGTCGTGCAGCCCGGCAAGGCCGACGACAGCCGCATCGCGATGAACCGTCTCGGCAGGCTCAAGCGTGCCCACCTCGGCAGGGTCGGCGACTGCGCCGTGTCGACGGTCACCGATCGGGATTTCGCCGGAGACATCCTCGACCTCGATGTCACGCCGACGAAGCTGGGCGAACCGCAGATCGACGACAAGGTCGTCAAGAGCGGCCGCACCACCGGGGTCACGCACGGCCTGGTGACCAGGCCCTTCGCACTCGTCGGCATCAACTACGGCGGGTCGGTCGGAGTACGCGAGATCGAATGCTTCGAGATAGGCCCCGACCCCAAGCATCCGGCGGACGGCGACGAGATCAGCCTGCCCGGCGACTCCGGATCGGTCTGGATGTTCACGACCCGCTCCGGCAGGCCCACGGACGTCATGGCCGGTCTGCACTTCGGTGGTGAGGGGGACGAGGATCCCGAGGACCGGGCTCTGGCCTGTCTCCCGCAGGCGGTCTTCGACGAACTGAAGATCACCCTCGCACCACCGGACCCCGAATCGCTGGAGGCCCTGACCGGGTACGACCCGGGCTTCCTCGCGGTACCGATCGGAACCCCGCAGCTCAATCCGTCGATCAAGGAGGACGCCGTCCGGATCGACGGGTCCGAGGTGATCCCTTACACGCACTTCTCGCTGGCCCTCAGCACGTCGCGGCGCTTCGCCGTCTGGGTGGCCTGGAACATCGACGGCGGCACCCTCAAGAAGCTCGACCGGAAGGGCATCGACTTCGTCAAGGACCCGCGCCTTCCGGCCGCCGCCCAGGTCAGCAACGAGCTGTACAAGGGCCGCAACAACCGGCTCGACCGCGGCCACATCGCGCGCCGCGCCGACGTGGTGTGGGGCTCGCTGCCCGAGGCGAAGAAGGCGAACAAGGACTCGTTCTTCTACACCAACATCACTCCGCAGATGGACGACTTCAATCAGAGCGGGCGGAACGGCATCTGGGGCCACCTCGAGGACGCGGTCTTCGAAGACGTCCGTGTCGACGAGCTCAAGGTCAGTGTGTTCGGCGGCCCGATCTTCCACGAGGACGACCGTGTCTTCCGGGGGGTCAAGCTCCCGCGCGAGTTCTGGAAGGTGCTCGTCTTCTCCGAGGGCGGCAAGCTCAAGTGCAAGGCGTTCCTGCTGACGCAAAACCTGGAGGTGCCCGAAGCCCTCGAACTCGACGAGTTCCGGGTGTTCCAGGTCAAGCTGTCCGAGATCCGCACACGGACCCACCTGCGCTTCCCCAACGCGATGACCGCGGCGGACACACTGGTGGTCCCGGAGTCCGTGGAGGACCGGGCCCCGCTGGAGCGTCGGTCCGACATCGACTGGAGCTAG